Proteins co-encoded in one Chitinophagales bacterium genomic window:
- the ruvX gene encoding Holliday junction resolvase RuvX, with the protein MAIDYGMKRTGIAVTDPMQIIATGLTAVDTKTIFDFLKEYLKNEDVEQFVVGYPIHLDGDESQMSLAVDKFIEDLQKNHPTIPVDREDERFTSKMAAQALVQSGVRKKKRQDKKLLDEVSAVLILQGYMGHR; encoded by the coding sequence ATGGCAATTGACTATGGTATGAAGCGGACAGGCATTGCAGTGACAGATCCTATGCAGATTATTGCAACGGGCTTGACGGCAGTAGATACTAAAACCATTTTCGATTTTTTGAAGGAATATCTCAAAAATGAGGATGTAGAACAGTTCGTGGTAGGCTATCCGATTCACTTAGATGGTGATGAATCGCAGATGTCTTTGGCGGTGGATAAATTTATTGAAGACCTGCAAAAAAATCATCCGACAATTCCTGTGGATAGAGAGGATGAGCGTTTTACTTCCAAAATGGCAGCGCAGGCACTTGTGCAAAGTGGTGTAAGGAAAAAGAAACGCCAAGATAAAAAATTGCTAGACGAGGTAAGTGCGGTATTGATTTTGCAGGGATATATGGGGCATCGTTGA
- the def gene encoding peptide deformylase — MILPIIAYGNPVLRQVADDIPEDYPKLKELVADMYETMYNAKGVGLAGPQVGLSLRIFVADTIQILKETPEDNDFAGEEGIKKAFINAEIIEESGEEWAYDEGCLSIPNINESVTREEQVRIQYYDEDFNFYDEVYTGFTARVIQHEYDHIEGILFTDHISPLKQRMMKRRLEKISKGEVDVNYRMKFNVVKGKKRK; from the coding sequence ATGATACTTCCAATTATTGCCTATGGTAATCCCGTTTTACGACAAGTTGCTGATGATATTCCTGAGGATTATCCTAAACTGAAAGAATTAGTAGCCGATATGTATGAAACCATGTACAATGCCAAGGGAGTTGGTTTGGCTGGGCCACAAGTAGGTTTATCTTTGCGGATATTTGTAGCAGATACCATCCAAATTTTGAAGGAGACACCAGAGGACAATGATTTTGCAGGGGAAGAAGGCATCAAAAAGGCTTTTATCAATGCAGAAATAATTGAAGAAAGCGGTGAGGAATGGGCTTACGATGAAGGCTGTTTGAGTATTCCGAATATCAATGAGAGTGTGACAAGAGAGGAACAGGTTCGGATTCAATATTACGATGAAGATTTTAATTTTTACGATGAGGTTTATACGGGCTTCACTGCTCGTGTGATTCAACATGAATACGATCATATTGAAGGCATACTTTTTACTGACCATATTTCTCCTTTGAAACAGCGTATGATGAAACGCAGATTGGAAAAAATTTCTAAAGGGGAGGTTGATGTGAATTATCGAATGAAGTTTAATGTGGTGAAAGGTAAGAAACGGAAGTAG
- a CDS encoding L-serine ammonia-lyase, with amino-acid sequence MITTSFFELFKIGPGPSSSHTVGPMRAANRFRRNVWKTLQQVSTEDTNKLRIRVELYGALAATGHGHGTHRAIFAGLLGQEPRMVDIEQLNNYFEEPKKQYFIRFKNWTIPFEESDIFFDYTPSKYWHPNTLKFVLLKDFQSVFEETYFSIGGGFIQKEGASIKAADRLQPKFPYSNFAELMTVLEKSGLPIDEFLLQNEMAISERNQESILKGIQEIIEVMHRSVIGGLAKEGVLPGGLNVHRRAKIMYENALKMESQQRYGDAFFARLNAYALATSEENADGQMVVTAPTNGAAGIIPACLEYLRNDCKMPYELLQKGLLVAGMIGYIVKENASISGAELGCQAEVGSAAAMAAALFSFVYGGDIHQISSAAEIAMEHHLGMTCDPIKGLVQVPCIERNANGTIKAYNAYLLASNRTTKPLISFDQVVEAMRQTGNDLSSKYKETARGGLAATYGMPGS; translated from the coding sequence ACCAATAAGCTTAGAATAAGAGTGGAATTGTATGGTGCATTGGCTGCAACAGGTCACGGTCATGGTACGCACCGAGCGATTTTTGCAGGTTTATTGGGGCAAGAACCCCGCATGGTGGATATTGAGCAACTGAACAATTATTTTGAAGAACCTAAAAAACAATACTTTATTCGTTTCAAAAACTGGACAATACCTTTTGAAGAAAGCGATATTTTTTTCGATTATACCCCTAGTAAATATTGGCATCCCAATACCTTGAAATTTGTTTTACTCAAAGATTTTCAATCCGTCTTTGAAGAAACCTATTTTTCGATAGGAGGGGGCTTCATCCAAAAAGAAGGGGCAAGCATAAAAGCAGCCGACCGTTTACAACCTAAATTTCCGTACTCCAATTTTGCAGAATTGATGACTGTTTTGGAAAAATCGGGTTTGCCTATTGATGAGTTTCTGCTGCAAAACGAAATGGCAATTAGTGAACGCAATCAAGAAAGTATATTGAAGGGCATCCAAGAAATCATTGAAGTGATGCACCGAAGCGTGATAGGAGGCTTGGCGAAAGAAGGTGTTTTGCCGGGTGGCTTAAACGTACATCGTCGAGCCAAAATTATGTACGAAAATGCCTTGAAAATGGAAAGCCAACAACGCTATGGAGATGCTTTTTTTGCTCGTTTAAATGCATATGCTTTAGCAACTTCTGAAGAAAATGCAGATGGGCAAATGGTTGTGACTGCTCCTACAAATGGGGCAGCAGGCATTATTCCTGCTTGTTTGGAATATTTACGCAATGACTGCAAAATGCCCTATGAATTGCTGCAAAAAGGTCTGCTGGTAGCAGGAATGATTGGGTACATTGTCAAAGAAAATGCCTCTATTTCAGGGGCAGAATTGGGGTGTCAAGCGGAGGTTGGTTCGGCTGCGGCAATGGCTGCGGCTTTGTTTAGTTTTGTATATGGAGGAGACATTCACCAAATCAGTTCGGCCGCCGAAATCGCCATGGAACATCACCTCGGAATGACTTGTGATCCCATCAAAGGACTCGTACAAGTTCCTTGCATCGAACGAAATGCCAATGGAACTATCAAAGCCTACAATGCCTATCTGTTGGCTTCCAATAGAACAACAAAACCACTTATTTCATTCGATCAGGTAGTGGAGGCGATGCGTCAAACGGGCAATGACCTGTCTTCTAAATACAAGGAAACAGCACGAGGAGGATTAGCGGCTACTTATGGGATGCCAGGAAGTTAA